aaatatgcccttggtggacaactaataaggaagaccaaagaagaaaagaattatggtgttgccaaagaatattgaatagaccatgcactgccaaaagaatgaacaaatctctcatggaaaaagtgcagccagaatgctctttagaagcaaggatggtgagacaacaTCTCACATGCTTAGGATGTGTTATCTGGAGggaacaatccctggagaaggacatcatgcttggtagagtaaagcatcagggaaaaagaagaaggtgctcaatgagatggattgacacagtggctctaacaatgggctcaagcataccaacaattgtgaggatgatgcaggcccgtggagtgttttggtctgttgtacatggggtcaccttgagtcagaaccaactcaactgcaccgaacagcaacaacaatctttggctgaaaggtgaaatTTGGTAGTGGCTTTGGTTCTAAGTTAGCAGAGTATCTGGGGGTCATAATCTGGAggggtcctccagtctctgtcagaccaataagtctggtcttttgttgtgaatttgaattttgttctaaatatttctcctgctctgtccagagtctattgtgatccctgtcagagcagttggtgttgGTAACAGGGCATCATCTAGCACTGGGCTCCGGCTGATAGAGGTTCTGGTTTATGTAGTCCCTTAGAACTTTGGACtgctattttccttgtgtctttggttttcttcattcccttttGCTCCAAaagtgatgggaccaatagatgtattttatatttttgttatggTATGTTATGGAATTGTATTTTGTGTATGGCATGTTGCAAAACCATACACAACCTACCATTGGCCCATTCATCCCTTTTTTATATGCAGTTTATTGGCATCAGTTACAACAGTCATGCTGTGTAAACTTCACCCATATTTCCTATTTATATAAACAAAAAGTGACTATTACCTAGAATgtatctctccctctccccccaccccagaaccactaatgaactttagtttttgtgtatttacctattcatgtcatttcataaaagcgAGAACATACAAAAAATATGTAGGAttctctttttgtgattgactttttttgttcaacataatgtcttccaggtttgTCCATATCATAAGATGTTTTAGGAACTCATTTTCCTTTATCACTGAGAAGTATCGCATTATAGATATGTACCCACATTTTactcatccattcatttgttgatgggcacttgggttgtttccatctttttactgttgtgaatagtgctgcaatgatcacaggtgtgcatatgcctCTTTGTGTCACTTCTGTTAGAACCCTAGGGCATATACTTAGaagtggagttgctggatcattATTAGTAGTATTTTAAAtaaactgtcttaggctgagttctctagagaagcaaaatcagtaaagagtataaatgtttatataaaaagatttatatcaagaaaatggctcaggcAATTGTAAAGGCTGGAACTTAGTAagcccatgggtcaggatagaggcctttcctgattcacttagccacagaatctggcaaacccaagatcggcaggtcagacagcagggccctTGCTCACAGGCAGGACAATCACTGAGTTACAAGACCAGCAGGCAGGGTGGcaggtaacctgctagctcaagtcccaaaagccagaggtcaggtgaataggagccagctacaggatccagtgCTAGCAAAAGCcactgagccttgccagaaaatccatttatattccatgcaggccataccaccaaggaaatgccctttcaactgattagctactcacagcagatcccatcatggaggtgatcacattatatcaaatctcatcatggaagttattccatcatcatatgactgccaaactatatcataactgccaaaaaaactgagaatcatggtccagccagtTTGACACACAAGCTTAATGATCACAGTCTGGCTGGAATACTTTTaaatttactgagactttttttATGGCCCAAAGTATACTCTGTCTTGGTAAATATTAAAAACTGTATACTAAGGTTTTTTTCTGGGGGGAGAGGTTAAGAATACCCTATAAATTTCAATTAAATTGGttcatttgttgctgttgttagtaaCCATTCAGTGAGTTTCAATTTATGGTGACCTtgtatgtaatgtaatgtaaggaaacattgcctggtcagTTCATAGGATTGTTCAAAACTTTATCTATTTTTTGATTTTCTGTCCACTTTCTATATCAGTTATGGAACGAGGCTTATGGAATGATTCAACTATAATTGTGAATTTGTCTTTTTCTCCTCTATCAGTTTTTATTTCATGTACTTTGAAGCAATTATTATTAGATACACAAAAGTTTAGAATTCTTTGCTCCTTTGAATGTCTCAGCCCATTTTTCATTAAGAATGGCTATCTTTATTCTGGATAATATTACTTGCTCTGGAATCtacttttttatattaatatagccaGACTAGCTTGCCTTTAATTATTAGTATAGCTCATTCTTTGGAACCTTTTATATTTAACCCATTAGTCATAATAATTGTTGTAATGCCCTTATCTGCTCAAATTATCATCTGCATTGTTTCCGGGTCAGTCtccattgactgatttttttttcctcattctggGTTGTATTTTCCTGCCttttcccacccctggtaataTTTGACTGGGTGGTAGACATTGTGGATTTTACTTTGTTGATAGTTGGGTTTTTTTATGCCTACAAGTAGTGTTAGCTTTGTTCTGAGATGCAGTTTTGttacttagaaaaaaattaatcacTTCAGATCTTGTTTTTAAGCTCTGTTAGGTGGGACTAGAGCTGCACTTAGTCAAGGGTCAGTTTTTTCCCACTACTGAGGCAAGGCATTTTTTTAATGCTCTAGCTGATGCCTCCCAAATTCTACGGTTTTCAACTTTCACCGTTGGGAAAAAAGCACTATTCCTAGCCACATGTGGGCCCTCAGAACtattcattttatatttcatCATAATTTTTCATATTAACAATTGTTGCATGATTTTGTGATATTATCTTTGAAAATGTTTCTTAATGCTTAAACGAGCTCACACTAAAGTGGTTTAAATATATACTTCAGAGCAGATAAAGACAATCACTAAAGCACTCTGGTGGGTTCATATTTTCCTCACATAATATACTATGGTCTTAGAGAGTAAAAtgatagtgttgttgttgttgttaggtgcagtcgagttggttccaactcatagtgaccctatgtaccacagaacgaaacactgcacagtcctgcaccatgctcacaattgttgttatgcttgagcccattgttgtagccactgtgttaatccatctgcttgagggtcttcctcttttctgctgaccctgtacttcaccaagcatgatttcctccTCCAGAACAAAATGATAAcagcaaaaggcaaaaagattgAAGTCTTTTAATCTTGGCATAACTAATCAAGCTAGCCAGGCAATATCTAAACAACATAATGGACAAAGTACATCCTCTGCTGCTTTGACTAGATAAGGAACTGCAAGAGGAGGAATTTGGACACACCACTTTGATTCTTCTTTTTCATATCTGTCTTTTCTACTGTGAATGAAGAGCATTGAAAATATCAGATACCAATAAAGAGGGATTATCAATAACTGGCGTTCATTGTAACCTTTATCTTAGGGAATGAGTGAATTTACACAAAAACATCAGTCCATTGTGCAGATATTTTTCTGATTGAATTTTCAGAATGTCTCCGTCTAGTAACAGAGAGACATAACACTGCAAGCACCAAACAGAATTTATTCTGGGAAAGCCACGTATTTAACTATGGGCCAGAGTTGAGCTACCCCTGGGATATAGAAGTAAATGACAGACGAAATCACTCTCCTTGGAGTTTAGGTATTATTGACAAATCTATGCCTTAGAGATAAATTGATCCTatactttattgcccagagtggGATGCTTTTGAAAGTAAGATGGGGAACTGATAATTATGGCACTAGAGCAGCAGACATAAAATGATCTTCCCTAGTCTTCCAAGAAGGTATAGTCATCTGCTTAAGCAAGGTTTCTTTTTtatgaggtaaaattcacatgacataaaattaaccattttaaagtgtacaactaAGTGGCATTTAGTCCATCCAAAATGCGGTGCAACCATCACTGTTCTAACTCCAGTTCTCACCCAAAAAGAAAACCTCATGCCCATTAAGTGCTCACTTTCCATTTAAACCAATGTCTCTCTGACAAAAGGAATTAGCAAACAACTCACATCCTGACACGTAACGGTGCTCCAGAATCCAAAAATATTCCAGTCCTTCCCATAAATAGCTAAGATATCCACACAGATTAATGAAACCCTGAGAAAAAGGATTTGAGGGAAAGTAATTTACTTTGGGGGGTCCTAGGATGCAACTTATGGAAATGGGGAGTAAGACAGGGAAAGGAAGGCAAAAGGTTGCTGACATGGGTAACTGGGGACCAATCCCCCAAAATCTGTGGGAATCACTACATAACACTCCTTAAACTGTTTCACCAAAgggagaggaaactgaggtatatATAAACTTCCATTCACCATTTACTGAGGAATTTTTCCAGGGTTGGTAAAGCTCAGCACTTCCAGCCAGCCCCACACATAGGCCTAACGCATGTCTCGAGACAGGAAATTCTTCAGTCAGAAGGATGTTGGTACTTAGAAGAAGTCGTCATTGGCATATTCAGAAACAGTGAGTACGCAAGGATCTTGGCAGGACCTGTGATACTCTGCTACATTTCATTCCCCAGCCactcaccttctttttttttttttttttttgccacaagtTAGCTCAATTTGTTATGTTATTGACAGGATATTTGCCAACCTCATGATCAAATCTTGGGTCGTCTTTTCTGCACTGTCTGccttccaaaaaagaaatgagctttCTGACTTTCACAACTGTCTTGAATTGTTAGGAGACTAACCTGAGACTGTTATTTTTCCACACTTTTGCATCTAAGGCCAATCAATTCCATGGATCTTATAATTCCAAGCTGTCATGTCTTCAAAGAGCTCTATTAATTTTATAAGGCAGTGCTTCCCCTCCCACCAATACATCAACCCAATTTACATCAGGTGAGAATCTTAGTAGTTACAATATTTCTGCACTCCAGAGTTATCACCATCCCACTGAACACCAGCAATGTGCTCCATTGCTCTGTGACCATCAAGTTATCCTAAGCCAGAATCCTATTCTGAGTGTTTTCGTAAGATCATTTCTGTACATCCTGTGTCAGCTTGAGTTTCTCCAGGGTAAGATCCTGAGGAAAGTATTTAAATATTAGTAGTTTATTAGGAAGGTAATTCCAGCAAGAACCAATAGGAGAGTGGGGATTTGAGACCTGGAAAGGCAGGTAGTCAGTACAGTGTATGGCAATAATAAGTTACCACTGAGTGAATTTTGTTTCAGACCTCTGAGAAAATGGTCCTCTTAGCACATGCCTCAGAGTTGTCCACTCAGTGCATAAGATAGCTGGGATTTGTTTCCTCCTGTCCTTGACTAAGAGATTCATCTAGGGTCATTAAATCCCTATCCTATCTGGCCTGTCCAAGAGTAGACAGAGTTTGCACCTGTTCTCAAAGGAAGTAAAATAGTTCTCTGGAAAGAGTAATAGGTATTCTCAGTAAGAAGTCATCAGCATGGACAAGGCTGGGAATGCCACAGGAATATGAGAAGTGTATCAGTTAACTTTgtggggaaaacaaaacaaaccacagtggcttaaaacaacaatcattTTATTTGCTCACAATTCTATGGGTCAGCTGAGCAGCACAAGACAGGGGTGAATTGACTGTGACTGGATGTTCTAGAAATTTTCCATAACAACTGTAGGTCTCACTTGGTACGACCAGGATGGTTGGGGCAGCTGAAGTGTCCATTCCTGTGGTCTTTCATTCTCTGTTAGACTAGCATGTGTTTCTTCACACAGCAGTCTCTgggtccccccccccaaaaaagccaccATGCACAGCTCTTTTCAAGACTCTTAGCATGTTTGCTAGCATCTTATTAAACAAAACAAGTCACAACACCTATCTAAATTCAGTGCACAGTATGGTGAAAATGTTCTTCTTTTGAGTATATTTCCCAAAGCTCCTTTCATGTCCCGATTCCTCAGACTATAGATAAAAGGATTTAGCATGGGAGTGACCACAGTGTATAATATAGCCACAATGACATCTTTGTCATTAGAGTTCCTGAATGAGGGGAAAAAGTACAACCCAATAATAGCCCCATAGTATAGAGACACCACGGAGAGGTGGGAGCCACAGGTGGACAAGGCTTTGCAGATTCCCTTGGTTGAGGGAACTCTCAGGATAGTGGACCCAATGCAGCCATAAGAGACCAGGATGCATATGAATGGAAGGGTAATGACCATGACCCCCACAATGAGGATTGCCAGCTTATTTGTTGAGGTGTCTGAGCTGGACAGTTTAAGTAAGGCAGAGAGGTCACAGAAGAAGTGGGGAATAGTGTTGTCTCCACAGAAAGAGAGACAAGCCAACAGCAGTGTGTGCAATAGTGCACTGGCAAAGGATAAGACCCAGGACATAATTACTAGCAGGAAACACAGGCTCCGACTCATGATAGTGGTATAGTGGAGGGGGTAACAAATGGCCACGTACCTGTCATAGGCCATTGAGGTGAGAAGGAAGCTGTCAATACcaccaaaaaataagaaaaaatacaccTGAGAAATGCACCCAGcatatgagatggattgattctGCATTTGCATGTTCATCAGCATCTTTGGTGCTGTGACTGATGAGAAAGAGATGTCAGTGAGGGCCAAGTggctgaggaagaagtacatgggggtgtggaggcgAGAGTCCAGCCTGATGAGCAGGATGATGAACAGGTTCTCCAGAACGGTGGTGAGGTAGATGCCCAGGAACAGAGCATAGTATATGCCCTGCTGCTCTGGACAGATGGGGAGCCCCAGAAGGAGGAATTCTGACAGACTGCTCTGATTATCCCTCTTCATCCCGTCTTCTCTTTTGCTGTAGATCAAGAGAGAGAGGGCAATGTGAAAGAATAAGAAATCATTGTGATGGTCATACAATAAGAACATGTATTTGGACTTCTCAGTGTATGTATCTGGAATATTTCATAACTCATGCTCCACAAATGAGAGTCAGTAACAGTATGACTACAGGCTATTATGGGTCCATCTAGAAATCAGCAAAAGCCTCTTTTGGAGGAACGATGACACAACAGAATGATTTATCTGATCAGACCAGGCTGAAATAAAAAAACCAGTGTGCAAGGCTAAGTAACTAACTGGTTGTTAGAaaagccatttttaaaaaattttaaaacttgccatcgagttgattccaactcatggcaatctcaggtgttacagagtagaactgcactccatagggttttcaaggctgtgacatttcagaagcagatcaccactcctttcttctgagacactgctggatgggttcacactgccaacttttcagttaataaCTGAACACAGACTACGAGAGAGTGAGAATCTAATTGGTCTTTCATCCTCCTttaacctctctctctctattcttCTCTCACACTCTTTGGTTAATGTTTCATTTCCACAGATTGCGTAGGATAAGACAATCCACCGGGCTGCACTGCATctcccagaaatctggatttgcTCACTTGATAAGAAACATTATATGCAACTAGCCAAGGCAAGGACTTTAAGGATGGGAACCTATGTCAATAACATAAAGAAATAAGTGGCATATCTTACAGTATAGCTATCAGTCTTTCCTTAacaaaattttttcccactcCTCAACATTTTCAGTCTACTCTCAGCCTTTCTCTGGGATTTTCAAAGAATGGGGAGAAAAGAAGTCTAACTTTTCTTCCAAGTTCCTACCTTACTTTCTCCCTCAATTCACTCCAGAGTTCTCTTTTTGAAGTCCTCAAAACACCAGGAAAGTCATTGGCTTTACCAGTCCCATCCTAGACTTGTCAAAGAAGAGGCCCTTTATAAGTGTTTGTTCAACCTACTTTACCAAATAACACCTTATCATTTTCCCATGATTTTACCCTAGCTTTTATACCCGTGACTCACACCTGATATTTTTCTTGTAATATTTGTAACACTTCTATTCTGCTATCATCTGCTGtcattcctttctctttctgcttcATGTCCATTAGTCTTAGACTTGCATATATGAACCTTTACAAAATAATAAGAAATAAGGACATGATGGTTCTAGTTACTAAAAAAAGAACTAGCGTAATACGTAAGGGCTCCTAACCAATCTCAAGGTCCTTCTCTGCTAGCTGAGAGGTACCTCGCTGTAGGAGTCACCAGTCGTTTGGGGTTAAGTAAAGATTTCTTTTTCTACAAATTCTCTCAATTGACTGACATGACCTTTAAAATCCCTAGGTCTTCAGTCCTCTACATTAAAAATCCTGTCAGTAATTGCTTTCACCGCACTATACAAagtgaaaaatgttaaattggcaaatgttatatctctgtttttttctctcaagaAGATCTAGAATCCAGTAAAACTGGTGGAGCCTCTAAGAGTCTCAAAGATACATTGAGAAGAGTTATCTGATCACAGCCAAACAAGGCTGATCTATTCAGACACTTCTGTTCACAGCTCCTGAGCAGTGGGTATGATGGGATCTAACTTTAAAAGCATGGAGAGAACCACAGAGGAAAAGACCCCAAacctccaaattagagaaaaacaacaaaTAGTGACTAAATTTTCCCTTGGCTTCCCTTGTGGGAAGAACCGTTTGTTGACAGCAGGCAATAGGCAAGTTCACCCTTGGGGAATAATGATAATAACCACAAAATATGTACTAGGAACTTAATGATTCACCAAACTTTTTGCCTTCTCAGTTTACACCAGGGAAAATGTGATTAAAGGAGCCCATAATAAGCCAAGTTGGAGGATGTAACCCGAGTTTCTTGCCTCTAAGCCCCACATCATTTCTAGAATTCCTCCTTTGCACCAATATTAGGTCTTGtcgatttttgtttttttcgttTTTGCCATTATACTGGGTTTGCAATCAGACCTTATTTTGGTTTTACTGCACTTTGCATTTCTGTGTTGACAAGGGGGCTGGGCACttattcatgtgcttattgaaTCTATTTTCCCTTGCAAAATGTTTGTTCAAGTCTTTTGTATTTGAGTTGTTTACCTTTCTTATTATTGAGCTGCAGAagatctttatatattcttgataCAACTCCTTAgttttatatttgtgtgtgtgtgtgtgtaatattttCTGTGGGTTGCCTACTTATTTTCTTGGAAGTGTCATTTGATAGTcatactttttaattttgatgaattctaattgatcattttttcttttgcatctAGTTTTCTGTGTTCTCCCTAAGAAATCTTtccttctccaacatcacaaagatgttcttttttcttttcttctagaagttttgttGTTTTGGCTTTTACATTTAAGTCAGTCTGTACTCTTGTATCTGGCTGCTTTTGATCGACAAACATCTTCTGATTTCCTCAATGTTGCTTAaaaaaatttctaattttccttttaatttcttctttaactTGGAagctagttaatttttttttaagctgttgtAAATTATTTAGTTTATTTTCCATAAATccttctcttattgatttctaacttAGTTTCATAGTGGTCAGAACACTtagtaagtgtcttagttatgtgatgctgctataacagacataccacaagcagatggctttcaaaagagaaatttattctctcactgtttaggaggctagaagtccaaattaataGTGCCAaccccaggggaagtctttctgtctttgtcagttctggaggaaggtccttgtcctcaatcttccactggtctaggagcttctcagcacaggaaccctgtgtcaaaaggacatgctccactcccggtcttgctttcttggtggtacgaattccccctttttaaaattttgttgtgttttaggtaaaagtttacaggacaaattagtttctcattcaaactcTTATACACAGaccattttatgacattggttgcaatgtgtcagcactctcccccgtTTCCATTagccctgggtttcccatgtccattcgtaCAGGTTTCctgtaccttcctgccttcttgacttggcttttgggcaggtgtttcccatttggtctcctatacttgattgaactaaggaatAACTTCCCCATGtgtgttcttgtttgttttataggcctgtctaatctttggctgctcttccttgtagtcaTATAGATATTAGCCTATCACGGAAAGCATTgtctttcaggatagatcttgaaatgtccttttttattatattttattttaaaagatttttatttGCTGTTTAATTTAACACATGGATGtggcaaaaaaaaatcaaattatgcTAAAGGTTAATAACAAAGCCAATAATGCCCCACTTCACTCACTCCCACACTACATCCTGGTACCATATATGACCAATTCCAATGCTTTCAGGTATGGAAGTATTCTgtttggcaatgaatgcaatgccattcctcttcaagttgttattctgggcataggagaccatatgacTGTTCAGTTCAAAACAGCCAAcgccagtctatttcagctcactaatgcctagcttaagcattccatttcatttttaatgagttccgattttcctagatttatacttcctacattcttcattctgattattaatggatgtttgcggctgtttcttcttgttttgagtcatgtcacatcagcaaatgaaaaccctgaaagcttgactctatccatgtcattaatgaCAACTCTAgtctgaggaggcagcccttccccggTCGtctgttgagtgccttccaacctgaggggctcatcttctggcactatgtcagacaaagtttcactgctattcgtaaggttttcactgcctaattcttttcagaagtagactgtcaggtccttcttcctagtctgtcctagtctggaagctcagctgaaacctatccgccatgagtgaccctgctgctatttgaataccagtggcatagcttccatcatcacagcaataAGAAAGCCCTCACAGTAATACAAACTGacagttaatacaaccattactcaaatttacgcaccaaccactaaggccaaaggtgaagaaatagaagttttttgtttttttttttttttaccaacttctggagtctgaacttgatcaaatatgcaatctggatgcattgataattactggcgattggaatgggaaagttggtaACAATgaggaaggatcggtagttggaaaatatggccttggtgacagaaattacCCCTGAGAatacatgatggaattttgcaagatgaatgacttcttcattgcaaataccttttttcaacaacataaatg
This DNA window, taken from Loxodonta africana isolate mLoxAfr1 chromosome 9, mLoxAfr1.hap2, whole genome shotgun sequence, encodes the following:
- the LOC100669645 gene encoding olfactory receptor 1J21-like isoform X2; protein product: MRRDNQSSLSEFLLLGLPIRPDQQDIYYALFLGMYLTTVLGNLLIILLIRLDSCLQTPKYFFLSHLAFNDISFSSVTAPKMLMNMQMQNQSISYAGCISQVYFFLFFAAIDSFLLTSMAYDRYVAICHPLHYTTIMNRSLCFLLVILSWVLSFASALLHTLLLAHGMKRDNQSSLSEFLLLGLPICPEQQGIYYALFLGIYLTTVLENLFIILLIRLDSRLHTPMYFFLSHLALTDISFSSVTAPKMLMNMQMQNQSISYAGCISQVYFFLFFGGIDSFLLTSMAYDRYVAICYPLHYTTIMSRSLCFLLVIMSWVLSFASALLHTLLLACLSFCGDNTIPHFFCDLSALLKLSSSDTSTNKLAILIVGVMVITLPFICILVSYGCIGSTILRVPSTKGICKALSTCGSHLSVVSLYYGAIIGLYFFPSFRNSNDKDVIVAILYTVVTPMLNPFIYSLRNRDMKGALGNILKRRTFSPYCALNLDRCCDLFCLIRC
- the LOC100669645 gene encoding olfactory receptor 1J21-like isoform X1, whose amino-acid sequence is MKRDNQSSLSEFLLLGLPICPEQQGIYYALFLGIYLTTVLENLFIILLIRLDSRLHTPMYFFLSHLALTDISFSSVTAPKMLMNMQMQNQSISYAGCISQVYFFLFFGGIDSFLLTSMAYDRYVAICYPLHYTTIMSRSLCFLLVIMSWVLSFASALLHTLLLACLSFCGDNTIPHFFCDLSALLKLSSSDTSTNKLAILIVGVMVITLPFICILVSYGCIGSTILRVPSTKGICKALSTCGSHLSVVSLYYGAIIGLYFFPSFRNSNDKDVIVAILYTVVTPMLNPFIYSLRNRDMKGALGNILKRRTFSPYCALNLDRCCDLFCLIRC